The following proteins are co-located in the Oncorhynchus gorbuscha isolate QuinsamMale2020 ecotype Even-year linkage group LG22, OgorEven_v1.0, whole genome shotgun sequence genome:
- the LOC124010149 gene encoding kelch-like protein 14: MSRSGDRTSTFDPTHSDTLLHGLNLLWRKQLFCDVTLTAQGQQFHCHKAVLASCSQYFRCLFSSSHMLNNEGTNNNKDQGSSGTPSSSPDDKLMASTRSINNLVLQGCSSIGLRLVLEYLYTANVTLSLDTVEEVLSVSKILNVPQITKLSVQFLNDQISVQNYKQICKIAALHGLDETKKLANKYLVEDVLLLNFEEMCAMLDALPPPVESELALFQMSVLWLEHDRETRMHYAPDLMKRLRFALIPAPELVERVQSVDFMRSDPVCQKLLMDAMNYHLMPFRQHCRQTTASKIRSNKRMLLLVGGLPPGPDRLPSNLVQYYDDEKKTWKILTIMPYNSAHHCVVEVENFILLLGGEDQWNPNGKHSTNHVSRYDPRFNSWIQLPPMQERRASFFACCLDKHLYVIGGRNESGYLSSVESYNLETNEWNYVSSLPQPLAAHAGAVHNGKIYISGGVHNGEYVSWLYCYDSIMDVWARKQDMNTKRAIHALAGMNDRLYTIGGNHLKGFSHLDVMLVECYDPKADQWNILQTPILEGRSGPGCCILDNSIFLVGGYSWSMGAYKSSTICFNPEKGTWTELEGEVAEPLAGPSCSTVTLPACLPFNK; encoded by the exons ATGTCCAGATCGGGTGATAGAACATCCACCTTTGACCCTACACACAGTGACACCCTGCTGCACGGGCTCAACCTGCTATGGAGGAAACAGCTTTTCTGTGATGTGACTCTCACTGCCCAAGGACAGCAGTTCCACTGCCACAAAGCAGTGCTGGCGTCCTGCTCTCAGTATTTCAGGTGTCTCTTTTCCAGCAGTCATATGCTCAACAACGAGGGgaccaacaacaacaaggaccAGGGGAGCAGTGGTACCCCGTCTTCCTCCCCAGATGACAAGCTGATGGCAAGCACCCGGTCCATCAACAACCTGGTCCTCCAAGGCTGCTCCTCCATCGGACTACGGCTAGTGCTGGAGTACCTGTACACTGCCaacgtcactctctctctggacacTGTGGAAGAGGTGCTCTCGGTCAGCAAGATCCTTAATGTCCCCCAGATCACCAAGCTCAGCGTGCAGTTCCTCAATGACCAGATCTCTGTACAAAACTACAAGCAGATCTGCAAGATCGCAGCACTGCACGGCTTGGACGAGACCAAGAAGCTGGCCAACAAGTACCTGGTGGAGGATGTGCTGCTGCTGAACTTTGAGGAGATGTGCGCCATGCTGGACGCTCTGCCGCCCCCGGTGGAGTCAGAGCTGGCCCTCTTCCAGATGTCTGTGCTGTGGCTGGAGCATGACCGGGAGACTCGCATGCACTACGCCCCGGACCTGATGAAGAGGCTGCGCTTCGCCCTCATTCCGGCCCCGGAGCTGGTGGAGAGGGTGCAGTCGGTTGACTTCATGAGGAGTGACCCAGTGTGCCAGAAGCTGCTGATGGATGCCATGAACTACCACCTGATGCCCTTCAGACAGCACTGCAGGCAGACCACAGCCAGCAA GATTCGTTCCAATAAGAGGATGCTGTTGCTGGTGGGTGGCTTGCCTCCTGGACCTGATCGACTCCCCAGTAATCTGGTCCAGTACTATGATGACGAGAAGAAGACATGGAAGATCCTCACTA TAATGCCTTACAACAGTGCCCATCACtgtgtggtggaggtggagaactTCATACTACTGCTGGGTGGAGAGGACCAGTGGAACCCCAATG GAAAGCACAGCACTAATCATGTCAGCCGGTATGATCCACGATTTAACAGCTGGATACAACTTCCGCCTATGCAGGAAAG GAGAGCCAGTTTCTTTGCCTGCTGCCTGGATAAGCACCTGTATGTGATTGGTGGAAGGAACGAGTCAGGCTACCTCTCCAGTGTGGAATCCTACAACCTGGAGACTAACGAGTGGAACTACGTGTCCTCCCTGCCCCAGCCCCTAGCCGCACACGCTGGAGCAGTGCACAATGGGAAAATATATATCTCAG GTGGAGTCCATAATGGAGAATATGTTTCCTGGCTGTATTGCTACGACTCCATCATGGATGTGTGGGCCAGGAAACAGGATATGAACACAAAGAGAGCCATTCATGCCCTGGCTGGGATGAACGACCGCCTCTACACTATTGGGGGCAACCATCTGAAAG GTTTCTCTCACCTGGACGTAATGCTGGTGGAGTGTTATGACCCCAAAGCGGACCAGTGGAACATCCTCCAGACACCAATCCTGGAGGGACGCAGTGGCCCCGGCTGTTGCATCCTGGACAACAGCATCTTCCTAGTGGGAGGATACAGCTGGAGCATG GGAGCCTACAAGTCTTCCACCATCTGCTTTAACCCAGAGAAGGGGACCTGgacagagctggagggagaggtggCAGAGCCCTTAGCAGGCCCATCCTGCTCCACTGTCAcattgcctgcctgtctgcccttCAACAAATAA